A window of Lentibacillus sp. Marseille-P4043 contains these coding sequences:
- a CDS encoding RNA-guided endonuclease TnpB family protein: protein MSQTITVKIKLLPTKEQDLTLTKMSKTYISTINTLVSEMAKEKKVTKKSSKNIDVPLPSAVKNQAIKDAKSVFKKAKKTKFETVPVLKKPVCIWNNQNYSFDLTHISMPIMIDGKAKKTPICALLVDKDNRNFDLLKHKLGTLRITKKADKWIAQISVTIPTVQGTGVKVMGVDLGLKVPAVAVTDDEKVRFFGNGSQNKFKKRKFRSVRIALGKKKKLNAIRSSKDKEQRWMEDQDHKISRAIVNFARDNKISVIRLEQLANIRQTTRTSRKNEKNLNTWSFYRLSQFIEYKANLEGIKVEYVNPAYTSQTCPDCSEKNKAKDRKYRCKCGFTKHRDLVGAMNIRYAPVVDGNSRSA, encoded by the coding sequence AAATCAAATTGTTACCTACCAAAGAACAGGATTTAACGTTGACGAAAATGAGTAAAACGTACATTTCAACGATTAATACTCTTGTGTCTGAAATGGCGAAAGAAAAGAAAGTCACCAAGAAATCCAGTAAAAATATTGATGTACCTCTGCCAAGTGCGGTGAAAAACCAAGCAATCAAAGATGCTAAAAGTGTTTTTAAGAAGGCAAAGAAAACTAAATTTGAAACGGTTCCAGTATTGAAGAAGCCAGTTTGTATTTGGAACAATCAAAATTATTCTTTTGACCTCACTCATATTTCCATGCCAATCATGATTGACGGAAAAGCAAAGAAAACACCTATTTGTGCCTTATTGGTAGATAAGGATAACCGTAATTTTGATTTGTTAAAACATAAATTAGGTACACTACGTATCACGAAAAAGGCGGACAAATGGATTGCACAAATTTCTGTCACAATTCCCACTGTTCAGGGAACTGGTGTAAAAGTCATGGGGGTGGATTTAGGTCTTAAAGTACCTGCTGTCGCTGTAACAGACGATGAAAAGGTACGCTTCTTTGGTAATGGCAGCCAGAACAAGTTTAAAAAGAGAAAGTTTCGTTCTGTTCGTATAGCATTAGGAAAAAAGAAAAAGTTAAATGCTATTCGCAGTTCAAAAGATAAAGAACAACGTTGGATGGAAGATCAAGACCATAAGATTAGTCGTGCCATTGTTAATTTTGCTAGAGACAATAAAATTTCTGTGATTCGCTTAGAACAATTAGCGAACATTAGACAGACGACACGAACAAGTCGCAAAAACGAAAAGAACTTGAACACATGGTCATTCTATCGTCTATCGCAGTTCATTGAATACAAAGCGAATTTAGAAGGAATTAAAGTTGAATATGTGAACCCTGCATACACAAGCCAAACGTGTCCGGATTGTTCTGAAAAGAATAAAGCAAAAGACAGAAAATACAGGTGTAAGTGCGGATTCACAAAACATCGTGATTTAGTAGGTGCTATGAATATTCGATATGCACCTGTGGTTGATGGTAATAGTCGATCAGCGTAG